A window of the Nitrosopumilus ureiphilus genome harbors these coding sequences:
- a CDS encoding deoxyhypusine synthase — MIEPGRPVKDIEIDSNTTIENIFEELSKSGGFESVNLSDGLEILTEMILDKQCLRFVSFVGAVVSTGLRGIIKNMIKNKWFDVAITTCGALDHDIARHFSHYKEGSFTMDDMELANQNIHRLGNVLVPMDSYGPLIEEKMQAFLEEEYQNGTKEMTTAEICKMIGKHLGEDSFLYWAHKNNVSVVVPGIMDGAVGSQIWLFAQKHSDFKLNMTGDADLLSGFIFKAEKSGAFMIGGGISKHHTLWWNQYREGLDYAFYITTAQEFDGSLSGALVREAISWGKVTQKAKQSTLHAEVTTILPFIYAALIRKLQE; from the coding sequence ATGATAGAACCTGGTCGTCCAGTAAAAGATATTGAAATTGATTCTAATACAACAATAGAAAATATTTTTGAAGAATTATCTAAATCAGGGGGATTTGAATCAGTAAATCTTTCTGACGGTTTAGAGATTTTAACTGAAATGATTTTAGATAAACAATGTCTTAGATTTGTATCATTTGTGGGAGCTGTTGTTTCAACAGGACTAAGAGGAATTATAAAAAATATGATCAAAAATAAATGGTTTGATGTTGCAATAACTACTTGTGGTGCACTTGATCATGATATTGCAAGACATTTTTCACATTACAAAGAAGGATCATTTACGATGGATGATATGGAATTGGCAAATCAAAACATTCACAGATTAGGAAATGTGCTTGTTCCAATGGATAGTTACGGACCACTCATTGAAGAGAAAATGCAGGCATTTTTAGAAGAAGAGTATCAAAACGGGACAAAAGAGATGACTACTGCAGAGATTTGCAAGATGATTGGAAAGCATTTAGGAGAAGATTCATTTCTTTATTGGGCACATAAAAACAATGTAAGCGTAGTTGTTCCAGGAATTATGGATGGAGCAGTGGGCAGTCAAATTTGGCTTTTTGCACAAAAACACAGTGATTTTAAACTAAACATGACAGGAGATGCAGATTTACTTTCGGGGTTTATTTTTAAAGCTGAAAAATCAGGTGCCTTTATGATTGGGGGTGGGATTTCAAAACACCACACGTTATGGTGGAATCAATATAGAGAAGGACTAGATTACGCGTTTTACATAACAACTGCACAAGAATTTGACGGAAGTCTTAGTGGGGCATTAGTTAGAGAAGCAATTTCATGGGGCAAAGTTACACAAAAAGCTAAACAATCAACACTGCATGCAGAAGTAACCACAATCTTGCCATTTATTTATGCGGCATTAATTAGAAAATTACAAGAATAG
- a CDS encoding carbon-nitrogen hydrolase family protein codes for MVKLGLIQTKSYDSNQKGISRVSEILKKLGRKETEIVCLPEQWLKNNVIEDFDLEFLEFKKIARDFAMTIIPGAFYEITKNTSIIAPVIGPDGEFIGRQEKIHPFDYERGNVKPGKEAKIFNTACKFGIIICYDMVFPNVANVLAKKGAQVLLSPSRIVRRGIVPWQMYVQVRALENRIPILAANVENQRFGGSSVIVDLSENNKIVTTKMIKLNGESERSKEFTLDKYEPSRKIRFSDSNTFQ; via the coding sequence ATGGTTAAATTAGGACTGATTCAAACCAAATCATACGATTCGAATCAAAAAGGAATATCAAGAGTTTCAGAGATCTTAAAAAAACTAGGAAGAAAAGAGACAGAAATTGTATGCCTGCCTGAGCAATGGCTAAAGAACAACGTGATTGAGGATTTTGATTTGGAGTTTTTAGAATTTAAGAAAATTGCTAGAGATTTTGCAATGACGATTATTCCAGGAGCATTTTACGAAATCACAAAAAATACATCAATAATCGCCCCAGTTATTGGGCCTGATGGGGAATTCATAGGCAGGCAAGAAAAAATCCACCCATTTGATTATGAACGAGGCAATGTAAAACCAGGAAAAGAGGCTAAAATTTTCAATACTGCATGTAAGTTTGGGATAATAATCTGTTATGACATGGTATTTCCCAATGTTGCCAACGTTCTAGCAAAAAAAGGAGCTCAAGTTCTATTGTCACCAAGTAGAATAGTCAGAAGAGGCATTGTACCATGGCAGATGTATGTTCAGGTCAGGGCATTGGAGAATAGAATACCCATACTTGCCGCAAATGTAGAGAATCAAAGATTTGGCGGAAGCAGCGTTATTGTAGATTTGTCAGAAAACAACAAAATTGTAACAACAAAAATGATCAAATTAAACGGTGAGAGTGAAAGAAGCAAAGAATTCACACTTGATAAATATGAGCCAAGTAGAAAAATCAGATTTTCAGATTCAAACACATTTCAGTAA
- the egtB gene encoding ergothioneine biosynthesis protein EgtB, translating into MSSNQELDQKGALLEQFRETRSRTLELVKTLEKDDFVVQTAFFMSPPKWHIGHVSWIYEAIMSKLDKNYEFYSKEFSEYLNSYYQQFGVPHDKGLRGVISRPTVDQIFQYFNTINQRVERFIESQTLDEHAIKVITMGFHHECQHQELLVYDLQHLLAEQYRPIRKNKVAKPNETDKKSACIKGGLYEMGYNGKNFCYDIELPEHKVYLKDYKIDIFPVTNQQYLKFMEDGGYETYKYWLSDGWEKVKANKWNSPMYWEKINDEWNVRDFLGIRKINPDEPVCHVSYYEADAYCKWAGKRLSTEAEWEKAACWNEEKQEKTIYPWGNDEPTNDKCNLLELYYWKCSEIGAFPNGVSPSGCQQMIGDVWEWTSSEFTGYPGFKSGFDEYNDKWFTNQKVLRGGSFATPKMSIRGSYRNFFRLDERWLFSGFRCAENI; encoded by the coding sequence ATGTCATCTAATCAAGAATTAGATCAAAAAGGAGCATTATTGGAACAGTTTAGAGAAACTCGAAGTAGAACATTAGAACTTGTTAAAACTTTAGAAAAAGATGATTTTGTTGTTCAAACTGCATTTTTTATGAGTCCTCCTAAATGGCATATTGGTCATGTTAGTTGGATATATGAAGCAATTATGAGCAAATTAGATAAAAACTATGAATTTTATTCAAAAGAATTCTCAGAGTATCTAAATTCGTATTATCAACAATTTGGAGTTCCTCATGACAAAGGATTGAGAGGAGTTATTTCAAGACCAACTGTTGATCAAATTTTTCAATACTTTAATACAATTAATCAGAGAGTAGAGAGATTTATTGAATCTCAAACGTTAGATGAACATGCAATCAAAGTAATTACAATGGGATTTCATCACGAATGTCAGCATCAAGAACTCCTAGTATATGATTTGCAACATCTTCTGGCTGAACAATATAGACCAATAAGAAAAAACAAAGTGGCAAAACCAAATGAGACGGATAAAAAATCAGCATGCATTAAGGGCGGACTATATGAAATGGGATATAATGGAAAAAACTTTTGTTATGACATTGAACTTCCAGAACACAAAGTGTACCTAAAAGATTACAAGATAGATATTTTTCCAGTTACTAATCAGCAATACCTAAAATTTATGGAAGATGGAGGGTATGAGACATACAAATATTGGCTATCTGACGGATGGGAGAAAGTAAAAGCAAACAAATGGAATTCACCAATGTATTGGGAAAAAATTAATGATGAGTGGAATGTTAGAGATTTTTTAGGAATTAGGAAAATCAATCCAGATGAGCCAGTATGCCATGTTAGCTATTATGAGGCCGATGCATATTGTAAATGGGCAGGAAAAAGACTCTCTACAGAAGCAGAATGGGAAAAAGCTGCTTGTTGGAATGAAGAAAAACAAGAAAAGACAATCTACCCATGGGGAAACGACGAACCAACTAATGACAAATGCAATTTACTTGAATTGTATTATTGGAAATGTTCTGAAATTGGAGCATTTCCAAATGGAGTTAGTCCATCAGGATGCCAGCAGATGATCGGCGATGTTTGGGAATGGACTTCATCAGAATTTACAGGATATCCAGGATTCAAATCAGGATTTGATGAGTATAATGACAAATGGTTTACAAATCAAAAAGTTTTGAGAGGGGGCTCCTTTGCAACTCCAAAAATGTCAATCAGAGGAAGTTATAGGAATTTTTTCAGACTGGATGAACGTTGGCTATTCTCAGGCTTTAGATGCGCAGAAAATATCTAA
- a CDS encoding oligopeptide/dipeptide ABC transporter ATP-binding protein: protein MTEILKVEHLKKYFDKKGMFGGKTATVRATDDVSFSLKMGEVLVLAGESGSGKSTIAKLILRSIQPDSGKIFFEGYEIDNKKKNLEKIRMNCQMIHQDPYDSINPRMKIGDIISEPLEIHNVGNKQDRLKRVIEVLQEVKLEPADEIIKKYPHMLSGGQRQRVVLARALSLKPKIIIADEPVSMLDVSIRAEMLELMQDLQKKYNISFIYITHDLATARYFGQRIGVLYMGKIVEIGLINQVLLKPKHPYTQALIDAISEPDPDNLKKEKKIRIKDATDEDVFQGCRFRARCPYVIEKCIEEPDLVEIIDGHYSACHVKLD from the coding sequence ATGACTGAAATTCTAAAAGTAGAACATTTGAAGAAATATTTTGATAAAAAAGGAATGTTTGGTGGAAAAACAGCAACAGTCAGAGCTACAGATGATGTTTCATTTTCACTTAAAATGGGAGAAGTATTGGTGTTAGCTGGAGAATCAGGTTCAGGAAAGTCAACTATTGCAAAATTAATTCTTAGATCAATTCAACCTGATTCGGGAAAGATCTTTTTTGAAGGATATGAAATTGACAATAAAAAGAAGAATTTAGAAAAAATTAGAATGAATTGTCAAATGATTCATCAAGATCCATATGATTCAATTAATCCGAGAATGAAAATTGGAGATATTATATCAGAACCTCTTGAAATCCACAATGTTGGAAACAAACAAGACAGATTAAAGAGAGTAATTGAAGTTCTACAAGAAGTAAAACTAGAACCTGCTGATGAAATTATAAAAAAGTACCCACATATGTTATCGGGAGGGCAAAGACAAAGAGTAGTTCTTGCACGAGCATTATCATTAAAGCCAAAGATCATCATTGCAGATGAGCCAGTCTCGATGTTGGATGTTTCAATTAGAGCAGAGATGCTGGAATTAATGCAGGATTTACAGAAAAAATACAATATTTCATTTATCTATATCACTCATGATTTGGCAACTGCCAGATATTTTGGTCAAAGAATAGGGGTCTTGTATATGGGGAAAATTGTGGAGATAGGACTAATTAACCAAGTTTTACTGAAACCCAAGCATCCTTACACTCAAGCATTAATTGATGCAATTTCAGAGCCAGATCCGGACAATCTAAAGAAAGAAAAGAAAATTCGAATCAAAGATGCAACAGATGAAGACGTTTTCCAAGGATGTAGATTCAGAGCAAGATGTCCTTACGTCATTGAAAAATGCATTGAAGAACCAGATTTAGTTGAAATTATCGATGGACATTATTCTGCATGTCACGTAAAACTAGACTAG
- a CDS encoding inositol-3-phosphate synthase encodes MVDRIKVGLVGIGNCFAGLIQGIEYYRRNPSQEVTGIIHDKLAGYGIHDIDFVCGFDVGENKVGKLLNEAIYEYPNMVDWISRDEMPKTDAKVYESPILDGVGVWVENRIKPIESSKTPEQIADEVKKIIKDSGVEIIVSYLPVGSDKVTEFWAQICLDTSTAFVNCIPSFIASDEKWAKKFEEKNIPCIGDDIKGQVGATIVHRTLAKLCSDRGTKIEKTYQINVGGNTDFLNMKEQDRLASKRISKTESVQSQLRERLDDDQIYVGPSDFIPFLGNTKLMFMRIEGRQWANIPYNMEVRLEVDDKANSAGIVIDAIRLARIALDRGVGGPIKPASAYLMKHPIEQTSDVKAKDECEKFVAGD; translated from the coding sequence ATGGTTGATAGAATTAAAGTTGGTTTGGTAGGTATTGGTAATTGTTTTGCAGGATTAATACAAGGAATAGAATACTATCGTCGAAACCCCTCTCAAGAAGTTACAGGAATTATTCATGATAAATTAGCCGGTTATGGAATTCATGATATTGATTTTGTTTGTGGATTTGATGTGGGTGAAAATAAAGTTGGAAAACTACTCAATGAAGCTATTTATGAATACCCAAACATGGTTGACTGGATTTCTAGAGATGAAATGCCAAAAACCGATGCTAAAGTCTATGAAAGCCCAATATTAGATGGTGTTGGGGTATGGGTTGAAAATAGAATCAAGCCCATTGAAAGCTCTAAAACACCTGAACAGATTGCTGATGAGGTAAAAAAAATAATCAAAGACTCTGGTGTTGAAATTATTGTATCTTATTTGCCTGTGGGCTCAGACAAAGTAACTGAATTTTGGGCTCAAATCTGCCTTGACACTAGTACTGCTTTTGTTAATTGCATTCCGTCCTTTATTGCATCTGATGAAAAATGGGCAAAAAAGTTTGAAGAAAAAAATATTCCATGTATTGGTGATGATATCAAAGGACAAGTAGGTGCAACTATTGTACATAGAACATTAGCAAAATTATGCAGTGACAGAGGAACTAAAATTGAAAAAACTTACCAAATCAACGTTGGTGGAAATACTGATTTTCTAAATATGAAAGAACAAGATAGATTGGCTTCAAAAAGAATTTCAAAAACAGAAAGTGTTCAAAGTCAACTTCGTGAAAGATTGGATGATGATCAAATCTATGTGGGTCCTTCTGATTTCATTCCCTTCTTAGGTAATACTAAACTCATGTTTATGAGAATTGAAGGTCGCCAATGGGCAAACATTCCTTACAACATGGAAGTTCGTTTAGAAGTTGATGACAAAGCAAACTCTGCTGGAATTGTAATTGATGCAATTAGATTAGCTAGAATTGCACTTGATAGAGGTGTTGGTGGCCCAATTAAACCTGCTAGTGCTTATTTGATGAAACACCCAATAGAACAAACTTCAGATGTTAAAGCAAAAGATGAATGTGAAAAGTTTGTTGCTGGCGATTAA
- a CDS encoding chromosome segregation SMC family protein codes for MVHVKKVEIFGFKSFGFKNTTVQFEPGLVSISGPNGSGKSNILDAIIFAMGENKPKVMRVDKLRSLIHDIEGNRRGPKMARSSVHFDNSDRKIPVDSDLVEITREMDENGENTYYLNKKKTNRSHILDLLDMANAGLGQLNAVQQGTVTRISEFTSEEKRKTIEDLIGLSYFDEKKTESIKQLDEADRRLEIALAKMGEIKKRIDELEEERNQKLRHDILERELNRYKAIAAANKMKIISGQKSSKESSLHTLTAEITKFDDERNTLRTEIDSLETEKSKLMAEANDYSQAKASLDVEISSAMEQYEIHNSAISASKKRLEQIEIRIPEIRNEIEEINQVRNDINSQINRIKESIEETNSKKNKINEDLDLVDSQRNDVLNAQSKAAAKKSEIDNKIKSLTNELNQSELKLSKIQNEKEESTIKIKTNSTKFNELQEDIAKLSQYKSQLESMINNHTATISELKSRISKLRERKSKINNDMDELGLILEKSSKAATQYESKIKTVKGFMHEDYTVAKLKEDADKLGIEGLVYEMISWDKQYERSVMAVSSDWIKAIVVKDFATLLGIAEVARSKNLPKLKIIPLEAIPQFKLKLPKESGVVGILADYVTCIPAYSALKTFLFGNIVLTETRESGYNVSQLGYKAVTMDGEFFEAKGGTVVIDINSKISKLTKLISMSSDIDGLFQSIGLIKKYMLKKKHSLKKLDDSIQSYSERLSISENSLTSANENFANLKSRITSAINMKDQLTKRISELTSRNATIESEISTTESHAESLRQRIAIVEENYASGEQTRIANELSRINLKKAEIEKLYTTIMNEYRDKSSQQTTLQTQDNREKSQSDRLYNEENSLNLEYKELEEKILDLEKQKESKSEILIKLREKEQELISTSGSSIENLKEYDDKLKILSEKDREITKQINSVERQTDSLNRDLHDLVENEVKLQQILSSFGFDKDVETFDVESIVQGLTAELNTLNALNAKAPETYLEVSYGYRSMSTRKNSLEEERNSIVKFIEDIEKDKRQTFLDAFDKVDKEIRLIFNKMTEGNAWLELQNEDDIFNSGISYLIQFPNKPKRESTSISGGEKTLAAIVFVLALQKLKPSPFYLFDEVDAHLDAPNSARLAKILEERSQESQFIMVSLKDSVIQKAKLIYGVFPKNGVSNVVIYKDKRMPSVHTS; via the coding sequence TTGGTTCATGTAAAAAAAGTTGAGATCTTTGGTTTCAAATCATTTGGGTTTAAGAATACTACAGTTCAATTTGAACCTGGACTCGTTTCGATCTCCGGCCCAAATGGATCTGGTAAAAGTAACATTTTGGATGCCATTATTTTTGCAATGGGGGAAAACAAACCCAAAGTGATGAGGGTCGATAAATTACGATCATTAATTCATGATATTGAGGGAAATCGCCGTGGACCCAAAATGGCAAGATCTAGTGTCCACTTTGATAATTCTGATAGAAAAATCCCTGTAGATTCTGATCTTGTTGAAATAACAAGAGAAATGGATGAAAATGGAGAAAATACATACTATCTAAATAAAAAGAAGACTAACCGAAGCCATATTCTTGATTTGCTCGATATGGCTAATGCCGGACTTGGTCAACTAAATGCTGTTCAACAAGGAACTGTAACTAGAATTTCTGAGTTTACCTCAGAAGAGAAAAGGAAAACAATTGAGGATTTAATTGGTTTATCATATTTTGATGAAAAAAAGACTGAATCTATAAAACAACTTGATGAGGCAGACAGGCGATTAGAAATCGCACTTGCAAAAATGGGTGAAATTAAAAAAAGAATAGATGAACTTGAAGAAGAACGAAACCAAAAATTACGGCATGACATTTTGGAACGTGAATTAAATCGGTACAAGGCAATCGCTGCTGCAAATAAAATGAAAATTATTTCAGGTCAAAAATCATCTAAAGAATCTTCTTTGCATACACTTACTGCAGAAATTACAAAATTTGATGATGAAAGAAATACTTTACGAACAGAAATTGATTCTCTTGAAACTGAAAAATCTAAATTGATGGCAGAAGCTAATGATTATAGTCAAGCAAAAGCATCCCTTGATGTTGAAATAAGTTCTGCAATGGAACAATATGAAATTCATAATAGTGCAATCTCTGCATCAAAGAAAAGACTCGAGCAAATTGAAATTAGGATTCCAGAAATAAGAAATGAGATTGAAGAAATCAACCAAGTTAGAAATGATATCAATTCACAGATCAATAGAATTAAGGAATCAATAGAAGAAACAAATTCAAAGAAAAATAAAATTAATGAGGATTTAGACCTTGTTGATTCTCAAAGAAATGATGTTCTAAATGCACAATCAAAAGCTGCAGCTAAAAAATCTGAAATCGATAATAAAATCAAATCTTTAACAAATGAACTTAATCAATCTGAACTAAAATTATCCAAAATCCAAAATGAAAAAGAAGAATCAACAATTAAAATTAAAACAAATTCTACAAAGTTTAATGAATTACAAGAAGATATAGCAAAACTATCTCAATACAAATCTCAATTAGAATCTATGATTAATAATCACACTGCAACTATTTCTGAATTAAAATCTAGGATTTCAAAATTACGTGAAAGAAAATCCAAGATTAACAATGATATGGATGAATTAGGATTAATTTTAGAAAAATCTAGTAAAGCTGCAACTCAATACGAATCAAAAATTAAAACAGTAAAAGGATTCATGCACGAAGATTACACTGTTGCAAAATTAAAAGAAGATGCTGACAAACTTGGAATAGAAGGTTTAGTATATGAAATGATTTCATGGGACAAACAATACGAACGTTCTGTGATGGCTGTCAGTTCTGATTGGATTAAGGCAATTGTTGTAAAAGACTTTGCAACATTACTTGGGATTGCAGAAGTAGCTCGAAGTAAAAATCTACCAAAACTGAAAATTATCCCACTTGAAGCCATTCCACAATTCAAACTAAAATTACCTAAAGAATCAGGAGTGGTAGGCATTCTTGCAGATTATGTGACTTGTATTCCTGCATATTCGGCACTTAAAACATTCTTGTTTGGAAATATTGTGCTTACTGAAACACGTGAATCTGGCTATAATGTATCTCAATTGGGTTACAAAGCAGTAACTATGGATGGTGAATTCTTTGAAGCAAAAGGAGGAACTGTTGTAATAGACATCAATTCAAAGATTTCAAAACTTACAAAATTAATTTCGATGAGCAGTGATATTGATGGTTTATTCCAATCTATTGGTTTGATCAAAAAATACATGCTAAAGAAAAAGCATTCTTTGAAGAAATTAGATGATTCTATCCAATCGTATTCTGAAAGACTTTCTATCTCTGAAAACTCTCTTACTTCTGCAAATGAGAATTTTGCCAATTTGAAATCAAGAATTACTTCTGCAATTAATATGAAAGATCAATTAACAAAAAGAATTTCTGAATTAACTTCAAGAAATGCAACCATTGAATCTGAGATATCTACAACTGAATCTCATGCAGAATCATTACGTCAACGTATTGCAATTGTAGAGGAAAATTATGCTAGTGGAGAGCAAACTCGTATTGCAAATGAATTATCTAGAATTAATCTAAAGAAAGCGGAAATTGAAAAGCTTTACACCACAATTATGAATGAATACCGTGATAAATCTTCTCAACAAACAACTTTACAAACTCAAGATAACCGAGAAAAATCTCAATCTGATCGTCTATATAATGAAGAAAATTCTTTGAATTTGGAATACAAAGAATTAGAGGAAAAAATTCTAGACTTGGAAAAACAAAAAGAATCAAAGAGTGAAATTCTTATAAAATTAAGAGAAAAAGAGCAGGAACTCATATCTACATCTGGCTCATCAATTGAAAATCTAAAAGAATACGATGATAAACTCAAAATTCTGTCTGAAAAAGACAGAGAAATTACAAAACAAATCAATTCAGTGGAGCGCCAAACTGATTCCTTGAATAGGGATTTGCATGATTTAGTTGAAAACGAAGTCAAATTACAGCAAATTCTTTCCTCATTTGGCTTTGATAAAGACGTGGAAACCTTTGATGTTGAATCAATTGTTCAGGGGTTGACTGCAGAACTAAATACCCTTAATGCATTAAATGCCAAGGCTCCAGAAACCTATCTTGAAGTCTCTTATGGATATCGTTCAATGTCGACAAGAAAGAATTCTCTTGAGGAGGAAAGAAATTCCATTGTCAAATTCATTGAAGATATAGAGAAAGATAAACGACAAACATTCTTGGATGCATTTGATAAAGTCGATAAAGAAATCCGTTTAATTTTCAATAAAATGACTGAGGGTAATGCTTGGTTAGAATTACAAAATGAAGATGACATCTTTAATTCTGGAATTTCTTATCTAATTCAATTCCCTAACAAACCAAAAAGAGAATCAACATCAATTAGTGGTGGTGAGAAAACATTGGCAGCTATTGTATTTGTACTTGCATTACAAAAACTAAAACCTTCTCCATTTTACCTGTTTGATGAAGTAGATGCACATCTTGATGCTCCAAACTCTGCAAGATTGGCAAAAATTTTAGAAGAAAGATCTCAAGAAAGTCAATTCATTATGGTTTCTCTAAAAGACTCTGTAATACAGAAAGCCAAATTGATCTATGGTGTTTTCCCAAAGAATGGGGTTTCAAATGTTGTTATTTACAAAGATAAACGAATGCCATCTGTACATACTTCCTAG
- the egtD gene encoding L-histidine N(alpha)-methyltransferase, translating into MSNTLQKNLDYKKYVIDDRLRYFKPHASKIEKTFAEEIFFSLNRCCKFIHPKFFYDKKGSDLFEKICTLPEYYPTKTEIEILKQLQDELPPYLDKTFRVVELGSGASVKTRIILDIFTKLCGHVEYFPIDISEILTESSENLLKDYEHLHITGIIDTYEGGLEFLKNYDDKKNLILFLGSSFGNFSPMDGHEFLQKINSTMKPGDLFLIGLDLVKDKQILESAYDDSQGVTAEFNLNILSRINDELDADFNLNNFSHHSLYNESDQRIEMYLKSLVNQSVVISKSNLLLNLKKDELIHTEYSHKYRLSQIRKLLDDVGFEIKHTWLDDKNHFSLTLVSKI; encoded by the coding sequence TTGAGCAACACTTTACAAAAAAATCTAGATTACAAAAAATATGTAATAGATGATAGACTCCGATACTTTAAACCTCATGCCAGTAAAATTGAAAAAACATTTGCTGAAGAGATATTTTTTAGTTTGAACAGATGTTGTAAATTCATACATCCTAAATTCTTTTATGATAAAAAAGGTTCAGATTTGTTTGAAAAAATTTGCACGTTGCCTGAGTATTATCCTACTAAAACAGAAATTGAGATTTTAAAACAACTCCAAGATGAATTGCCTCCCTATCTTGACAAAACTTTTCGGGTTGTTGAATTAGGTAGTGGTGCATCTGTAAAGACAAGAATAATTCTTGATATTTTCACAAAATTGTGTGGTCATGTTGAATACTTCCCTATTGATATATCTGAGATTCTTACAGAGAGTTCTGAGAATCTCTTAAAGGATTATGAACATTTGCATATAACTGGAATAATCGATACCTATGAAGGTGGTTTAGAATTTCTAAAAAATTATGACGATAAAAAAAATTTAATTCTATTTTTAGGGTCTAGTTTTGGCAATTTCTCTCCAATGGATGGGCATGAATTTTTACAAAAAATAAATTCTACAATGAAACCAGGTGATCTCTTTCTCATTGGACTTGATTTAGTCAAGGATAAACAGATTTTAGAATCTGCCTATGATGATTCACAAGGTGTAACTGCAGAATTCAACCTAAATATTCTTTCTAGAATCAATGATGAACTTGATGCTGATTTTAATTTGAACAATTTCTCACATCATTCACTTTACAATGAAAGTGATCAAAGAATTGAGATGTATTTGAAATCTCTAGTTAATCAATCAGTAGTAATTTCCAAATCGAATCTTTTGTTGAATTTAAAAAAAGATGAATTAATTCACACTGAATATTCTCACAAGTATAGATTATCTCAAATCCGCAAACTTCTTGATGATGTAGGCTTTGAAATTAAACATACGTGGTTAGATGACAAGAATCATTTTTCATTAACTTTGGTATCAAAAATTTAG